In Ruminococcus sp. HUN007, a genomic segment contains:
- a CDS encoding GDP-mannose 4,6-dehydratase, which produces MKKDMKNKRVFVTGATGFVGAHITKHLIEQGAVVTVLIERCDSSSYFSTCGLDKKVNIYYGDISNGHLIEQIIVEQKIETIFHLAAVALQDLAYKMPKVTFEVNIVGTYNILDAARLHMDTVKSVLVASSDKVYGDSDILPYKETLPLQGSNPYDVSKVCQDMLARSFYHSYGLPVVVGRFGNIYGPGDNNFNRLIPGTIQRLELGESPLIRRPKNGVFRRDFLYIKDIVNAYMYMLYNIEKKDVVGNAFNFGTGIATDVETVVNKIKTVMNLENIPSNVQESEVSEILAQQLDPTKAFELLGWKAEYSLDAGLAETVKWYREALNK; this is translated from the coding sequence ATGAAAAAAGATATGAAGAATAAGCGTGTATTTGTTACAGGTGCCACAGGATTTGTCGGAGCCCACATTACAAAGCATCTTATTGAACAGGGAGCCGTTGTTACAGTACTGATCGAAAGATGTGACAGCAGCAGTTATTTCAGCACATGCGGACTCGATAAAAAGGTAAACATTTACTACGGTGATATCAGCAACGGTCATCTTATTGAGCAGATCATTGTTGAACAGAAGATCGAAACAATATTCCATCTTGCTGCCGTTGCTCTTCAGGATCTTGCATATAAAATGCCGAAGGTTACATTTGAAGTTAATATTGTCGGCACATATAATATTCTCGATGCAGCAAGACTTCACATGGATACAGTAAAGAGCGTTCTTGTTGCTTCAAGCGACAAGGTATACGGTGACAGTGACATACTTCCTTACAAGGAAACACTTCCGCTTCAGGGAAGCAATCCTTACGATGTTTCAAAGGTCTGTCAGGATATGCTCGCAAGAAGCTTCTACCACAGCTATGGCCTTCCGGTAGTTGTTGGCAGATTCGGCAATATTTACGGACCTGGTGACAATAACTTCAACCGACTTATTCCGGGAACTATCCAGAGACTTGAACTTGGTGAGTCTCCTCTTATCAGACGTCCTAAGAACGGTGTGTTCAGAAGAGATTTTCTCTACATCAAGGATATCGTAAATGCTTACATGTACATGTTATATAACATTGAAAAGAAAGATGTAGTAGGTAATGCTTTCAACTTCGGTACAGGTATAGCAACTGACGTTGAAACAGTCGTAAACAAGATCAAGACTGTTATGAACCTCGAAAATATTCCTTCAAACGTTCAGGAAAGCGAAGTTTCTGAAATTCTTGCACAGCAGCTTGACCCGACCAAGGCATTCGAATTACTCGGCTGGAAGGCTGAATATTCACTTGATGCCGGTCTTGCAGAAACAGTTAAGTGGTACAGAGAAGCATTAAATAAGTAA
- a CDS encoding nucleotide disphospho-sugar-binding domain-containing protein, whose protein sequence is MNNIGKGKKIFVANGILHGHFTTSVELVRELVSLGYDVTCCLTDEFEARMNVENVKKIVYKIDTTEAEKMLPPNVPPFAINSFRVGISTDIVISTLLEKKDEFDYFIFDLFFDVAEMNKVLNIDPAKIAVLYVSYALTDVDQYDPRRIQGLQMTSRKYNINLHDFVSNIFSPSIYKKLIPVSKYFHLRAEDTDNTCYFIGPNIEKRNPDTSFTFKKDAGRKLVYVSLGTIFGNDLSFYHRCIEAFRDSEDYQVIMSVGRFVNIEESFKEIPANFTILNYVPQTQLLPEVDVFVTHAGYNSTTEGITAGVPLVMVPQSVDQFDVAKVTQNLNAGIELNKNEIDITSDVIRKAVDDAYNNRETFKKNMKTISDSFEEARSNREKIFAEIFA, encoded by the coding sequence ATGAATAACATCGGAAAAGGAAAAAAGATTTTTGTAGCAAACGGTATTCTTCACGGTCATTTCACTACCAGTGTTGAACTGGTCAGAGAACTTGTATCTTTAGGCTATGACGTTACATGCTGCCTGACAGATGAATTTGAAGCCAGAATGAATGTCGAAAATGTAAAAAAGATCGTTTACAAAATCGATACAACTGAAGCTGAAAAGATGCTTCCTCCAAATGTACCTCCTTTTGCTATCAATTCTTTCCGTGTAGGTATTTCTACTGATATCGTTATTTCAACACTGCTTGAAAAGAAGGACGAGTTTGATTACTTCATTTTCGATCTCTTCTTTGATGTAGCTGAAATGAACAAGGTACTCAATATTGACCCGGCTAAGATAGCTGTACTTTATGTTTCATATGCTCTCACTGATGTTGATCAGTACGACCCGAGAAGAATTCAGGGCCTTCAGATGACAAGCAGAAAATATAACATCAATCTTCACGATTTTGTATCCAACATATTCAGTCCGAGTATATACAAAAAGCTTATACCGGTTTCGAAGTATTTCCACCTGAGAGCTGAAGATACAGATAACACATGTTATTTTATCGGACCTAACATTGAAAAGAGAAACCCTGACACAAGCTTTACATTCAAAAAGGATGCCGGCAGGAAACTTGTTTATGTTTCACTTGGAACGATTTTCGGCAATGATCTCAGTTTCTATCACCGCTGCATTGAGGCTTTCCGTGATTCAGAAGATTATCAGGTTATTATGTCTGTCGGAAGATTTGTTAATATTGAAGAAAGCTTTAAGGAGATCCCTGCAAACTTTACTATTCTTAATTACGTACCTCAGACACAGCTTCTTCCTGAAGTTGATGTATTCGTAACTCATGCAGGATATAACTCAACAACAGAGGGCATTACTGCAGGTGTTCCGCTCGTAATGGTTCCGCAGTCTGTCGATCAGTTTGACGTGGCAAAGGTAACTCAGAACCTCAATGCCGGTATTGAGTTAAACAAGAATGAAATTGATATTACATCTGATGTTATCAGGAAAGCTGTTGATGACGCTTATAACAACAGAGAAACATTTAAAAAGAATATGAAAACTATCTCTGATTCATTTGAAGAAGCAAGAAGCAACAGAGAAAAGATCTTTGCTGAGATTTTTGCCTGA